TTGCGCGCGGCCCCGCAAACCGTAGACGCCGGAGAAAAAACGCAGGTTCTGCTCAACCGTCAGGTTGCCGTAAAGCGAAAATTTTTGCGCCATATAGCCCAGATGCTGACGGGCTTTGCCGGAGCTGACTTTCAGGTCCATATCCAGCACCAGCGCCTTGCCGGACGTCGGCACCAGCAGGCCGCACATCATTTTAAAGGTGGTTGATTTACCCGCGCCGTTCGGGCCGAGCAGGCCAAAAATCTCGCCGCGCTGTACGACGAAATTAACATGGTCCGTAGCCGCGAAATCGCCAAATTTTTTCGTCAGTTCCTGCGCTTCAATCACCGTTTCGCCGGCAGTGCCTTCAACCGTATGCAGGATTGAACCCAGCGGAGACTCCGAGGTTCCCGCTCCGCCAAGCAGATCGATAAACGCATCTTCGAAGCGCGGCGCGGTCTCATTGAGGGTGATTTCCGGCATCCCTTCGGCCTGGCGAATATCTGCTGCGGTCGCCTCTTTTTTCAGGATCAGGCGTACCGAACGTCCCTGAATCATGCCGTCGCTCACCTGCGGCAGTCTGAGCGCTCTCTGTAGCAACTTACGGTTGTTTTCCTGTGGACTACTCATCAGAAAGCTACGACCGGCCATCGTTTGCGTCAGCGCTTTAGGTTCGCCCTGATAGAGCAGCTCGCCTTCATTCATCAGCAGCACATCGCGACACTGTTCGGCTTCATCCAGATAGGAGGTGCTCCATAAAATCAGCATCCCGTCGCCCGCCAGTTCGTGAACCATTTGCCACAACTCGCGCCGTGAAATCGGGTCAACGCCAACGCCCGGTTCATCCAACAGCAGCACTTTCGGTTCGCCGACCAGCGTACAGGCCAGCCCCAGTTTTTGCTTCATCCCGCCGGACAATTTCCCCGCCAGACGGCCAGTGAAAGGGCCGAGGGCGGTAAATTCCAACAAACGGGCAAAGGTCTTTTCCCGTATCTCGCCGGTAACGCTGCGTAAATCGGCATAGAGATTAAGGTTCTCCATGACGGTAAGATCTTCATACAGACCAAATTTCTGCGGCATATAGCCCAGAACCGCGTGCAGCTCGCTGTCGTTTTGTATCGGGTCGAAGCCCAATACGGACGCGCTGCCGCCATCGGCTTTGAGCAGGCCTGCCAGCATACGCATTAGCGTGGTTTTTCCTGCGCCGTCCGGCCCTACCAGCCCGGTGACATAACCGGAATGAATGGTACAGTCGAGCGGCGCGACGGCGGGTTTATCCATTCCCGCAAAGCGCTTCGTCAGACCGTGCAGCGTAATAACGGCCTCACTCATGCCGTGCCTCGTCATTAAATTTCACCGTGACTGGCATCCCCTGGCGTAACGCATCGTCCGCATCGGTGACGATAATGCGCAGGCGATAGACGAGATCGGTACGCAGATCCGGCGTTTCGACGGTTTTCGGCGTAAATTCCGCGGTGGGCGAAACGAAACCAATCTTGCCGTGGTAAGGTTTGTCAGGACGACCGTCGGTATACAACAGAATGTCGCGCCCCGGTTGCGTCTGACTGAGGTTGCGTTCATCGACATAGGCGCGCACCCAGACGGGGCGGGTCAGCGAGAGCGTTAATACCGTGCTGCCGGCGTTCAGCATACTGCCAGGCTCGACCGCGCGGGTGAGCAAGGTTCCGTTGGCAGGCGCGATAAGCGTGGTGTCCTGCAAATCAAGCTGCGCCTGCGCCAGTTGGGCCTTTGCCTGTTCCAGGCTGGCTTTCGCCTGGGCGATATCCTGTTCACGATTACCGGTACGGTACTGGCTCAGTTTATCCTGCGCGGACTTCAGCGTCGCCTGCGCCTGATCGCGCGATGAGCGGGCGTTTTCCAGATCGTTAGCGGAAATGGTGCGGCTTTTCCACAATCCTTGCTGACGGTTATAAAAGTTTTGTGCGTAGTCATAGGCGGCTTGCGCCTGTCTGACGGCGGCGGCGGCCTGGGCTATCTCTTCATCGCGATAGCCTGCCAGCATCAAATCATATTGCGCCTGCGCGACCGACACGCCAGCTTTCGCCTGCATCAGCGCGTTTTCGTATGGCGCGTGATCCAGTTCGCCGAGCACCTGTCCGGCTTTGATAGTATCGCCTTCATCAACATTCAGCGACGCCAGCCTGCCGCCGACGCGAAAGCTGATATTGACGGTACGGATATCGACATTACCGTATAGCGTCAGCCCATCGTCCTGCCGACTTTGATACCACCAGGTTCCACCGGCAATCACAGCGACGATCGCTGCGATTGCCAGTCCGATAACGACAGGTTTTTTCATCAGTCCAGACTCCTTTGCGTTAAACCGTGCAGAATAAGATCGATGTGGCAGGTTACCGTCTGGTAAATCAGCTCCGCTTTTTCTTCATCAAACTGCGGCCAGCCGGTACGTAACAGAATAGTTTCTTTGCCGAGACGAAACGCCAGCACTTCGCCCAGTAAGGCATGGGTATGCAAAATCATGCGCGTATCATTGGCGTCGCAGCCGGTATAAGCGGCAACCAATCTTGTCAGATGGGTGTGCAACGGATCGATAACCTGTTCATGGACCAATTGATAGGCCGACGTGGGAGAGAGCTGCTCGCGTGAAATAAATTTGCTCAGGTTAACGGTGTCTTCCTGCGTCAGCAGCATAATCATGTTCTTGCAGGCGAGCAGAATGAGTTCGCGTATGGCGTCCCGGTCAGGGGCAGGCTGGCTAAACAGACGCTCCGCTTTTTCAGCATGCGGGCGAAATTTTTCGCCAAGAAAATCGGCAATCCACTGGGCGCAGGCGAGGTATAAATCCTCTTTTGAGCCGAAATAGTAAGTAATGGCGGCAATATTTTGCCCCGCCAGCGCGGCGATATCGCGCGTGGTGGCATGGAGGCCATACTCGCCAAACTGCGCCAGCGCGGCGGCAATGAGCTGACTTTTCGCCTGCTCGCCCTTGGTGGTCGTGGTGGGAATATTCATCACACGCCCTAATTTTTAATCAATCGATTGATTAAGACTATGACTCATAATGGCACTTGTCCAGTGTGGTCGATTAATTTGTCTTTGCTACCTTCCGGGATAATTTATGCGCCGCATCACAAAAACTGCTACACTCCGCCCCTTCATGACATTGTGGTTTTTGTCATTCCAAATTTGAGCATCTCCCTGAAAACTACACCGGCAACGGTCGGGGCGGTCCGGAGTAGTTATGTCTTTTGATTCCCTGGGATTAAACCCTGATATCCTGCGCGCCATTGCCGAGCAGGGTTACCGTGAACCTACCCCTATTCAGCAACAGGCGATTCCCGCCGTGCTGGAAGGCCGCGATCTGATGGCCAGCGCCCAGACCGGAACCGGTAAAACGGCGGGTTTTACCCTGCCATTGTTGCAGCATCTGATTACCCATCAGCCGCATGCTAAAGGTCGTCGCCCGGTGCGTGCGTTGATCCTCACGCCAACCCGCGAGCTGGCGGCGCAAATTGGCGAAAACGTCAGAGATTACAGTAAATATCTCAATATTCGCTCGCTGGTGGTATTTGGCGGCGTAAGCATCAATCCGCAGATGATGAAACTGCGCGGCGGCGTGGATGTGCTGGTGGCGACGCCGGGACGTCTGCTCGACCTGGAACATCAAAATGCCGTGAAGCTGGATCAGATTGAGATTCTGGTACTGGATGAAGCCGACCGTATGCTGGATATGGGCTTCATTCACGACATTCGTCGCGTGCTGGCGAAACTGCCGGCGAAGCGTCAGAATCTGCTGTTCTCCGCCACGTTCTCTGACGACATCAAAGCGCTCGCCGAAAAGCTGTTGCGCAACCCGCTGGAAATCGAAGTGGCGCGCCGCAACACGGCCTCAGAGCAGGTAACGCAGCACGTGCACTTTGTCGATAAAAAACGCAAACGTGAACTGTTGTCGCAGATGATTGGCCAGGGCAACTGGCAGCAGGTGTTGGTCTTCACCCGCACCAAGCATGGCGCGAACCATCTGGCGGAACAGCTTAATAAAGACGGTATTCGCAGCGCGGCGATCCACGGTAATAAATCGCAGGGCGCACGTACCCGCGCGCTGGCCGATTTTAAATCCGGCGATATTCGCGTGCTGGTGGCGACGGATATTGCGGCGCGTGGTCTGGATATTGAAGAGCTGCCGCACGTGGTCAACTATGAACTGCCGAACGTGCCGGAAGATTATGTACACCGTATTGGCCGTACCGGTCGCGCGGCGGCAACTGGCGAGGCGCTGTCGCTGGTCTGTGTTGACGAGCATAAACTGTTGCGTGATATCGAAAAATTGCTGAAAAAAGAGATCCCACGCATTACGACGCCGGGCTATGAGCCGGACCCGTCGATTAAAGCGGAGCCGATTCAGAACGGTCGTCAGCAGCGCGGCGGCGGCGGCGGTCGTGGACGCGGACAAAATCAGGGGGGAGCGGGGCGCAGTCAGCAGCCGCGACGTCAGGATAGTGGGGCGGCGAAGGCGAAACCAAAACCGCGCACAGGCGAGGGGAAAACCGCTGGCGACAAAGCACGTCCGCCGCGTCGCCCGCGCAGAATCACGCCTGCCCAGTAAATTTTATCCGGCAACATGCCCGGTAGCGCGACGCTTACCGGGCCTACGGACTATGCAAATACGTAGGCCGGATAAGGTGCTTGCACCGCCATCCGGCAAAATACACATCGCGTTGCGAGCCGCCTTCCAGAACCGGTAAAAAAGGTACTTCCCGCCCCTGAAATGTGACACAATAGTGGCTGTTTATACAGTACTTCAGGTTTTCTCATGGCATTGACCGCTGCGCTGAAAGCGCAAATCGCCGCCTGGTATAAGGCGCTTCAGGACCAGATTCCCGACTTTATTCCCCGTGCGCCGCAGCGGCAGATGATTGCTGACGTCGCCAGAACGCTGGCCGGGGAAGAAGGGAGACATCTGGCTATTGAAGCGCCGACCGGCGTCGGGAAAACCCTCTCCTATCTTATTCCCGGTATCGCCATTGCCCGGGAAGAGCAAAAAACACTGGTGGTCAGTACCGCTAACGTGGCGTTACAGGATCAGATCTTTAGCAAGGATTTGCCGCTGCTACGAAAAATCATCCCCGATCTGCGCTTTACCGCCGCCTTTGGCCGCGGGCGTTACGTGTGTCCGCGAAACCTGGCGGCGCTCGCCAGTAGCGAGCCTACGCAGCAGGATCTGCTCGCCTTTCTTGATGATGAACTGACGCCTAACAACCAGGAAGAGCAAAAGCGCTGCGCCAGGCTGAAAGGGGATCTTGACGGTTACAAATGGGATGGTCTGCGGGATCATACCGACATTGCTATTGACGACGATCTGTGGCGGCGATTAAGTACCGATAAAGCCAGTTGTCTGAACCGCAACTGTCACTATTACCGCGAGTGTCCATTCTTTGTCGCCCGACGTGAAATACAGGAAGCGGAAGTCGTGGTGGCGAATCACGCGCTGGTAATGGCGGCGATGGAAAGTGAAGCCGTACTGCCGGAACCAAAGCATCTGCTGTTGGTACTGGATGAAGGTCATCATCTGCCCGATGTCGCGCGCGATGCGCTGGAGATGAGCGCGGAAATTACCGCCTCCTGGTATCGCTTGCAACTGGACCTGTTCAGCAAACTGGTGGCGACCTGCATGGAGCAATTTCGCCCTAAAACCACGCCGCCGTTAGCGAACCCTGAGCGACTTAACGCCCATTGCGAGGAGGTATACGAACTGATCGCCTCGCTCAATGCCATTCTTAATCTGTATATGCCCGCAGCGCAGGAGGCGGAGCACCGTTTTGCAATGGGCGAGTTGCCTGATGAGGTCATGGAAATCTGCCAGCGACTGGCGAAGCTGACCGAGACGCTGCGTGGGCTGGCGGAATCCTTTCTCAACGATCTCAGCGAAAAAACCGGGTCGCACGATATTGTGCGTTTGCATCGGGTGATTTTACAGATGAACCGGGCGCTGGGAATGTTCGAGGCGCAAAGTAAATTATGGCGGCTGGCTTCGATGGCGCAGTCTTCAGGCGCGCCGGTGTCCAAATGGGCGACGCGTGAAATACGCGAAGGGCAACTCCACGTCTGGTTCCATTGTGTCGGTATCCGCGTCAGCGATCAGCTGGAAAGATTGTTATGGCGCAGCGTACCGCACATTATTGTCACCTCGGCGACACTGCGCTCGCTCAATAGCTTTTCGCGCCTGCAGGAAATGAGCGGCTTAAAAGAAAAAGCCGGCGACCGCTTTGTGGCGCTGGATTCGCCGTTTAATCATGTGGAACAGGGGAAACTGGTGATTCCTCAAATGCGCTACGAACCCACCATTGATAACGAAGAGCAGCATATTGCCGAAATGGCGGCCTATTTTCGTGAGCAACTGGAGAGCAAAAAACATCATGGTATGCTGGTACTGTTCGCCAGCGGGCGGGCGATGCAGCGTTTTCTGGAGCATGTCGCTGATGTGCGCTTACTCCTCCTGGTCCAGGGCGACCAGCCGCGTTACCGGCTGGTAGAGCTGCACCGTAAACGGGTGGAGAGCGGCGAACGCAGCGTGCTGGTTGGGCTTCAGTCTTTTGCCGAAGGGCTGGATCTTAAAGGCGAGCTGCTGACGCAGGTCCATATCCATAAAATTGCCTTCCCGCCGATCGACAGCCCGGTCGTGATCACCGAAGGCGAATGGCTAAAAAGTCTGAATCGTTATCCGTTTGAGGTACAAAGTTTACCAAGCGCGTCTTTTAATTTAATTCAGCAGGTAGGGCGATTGATCCGTAGCCACGCCTGTCGGGGAGAAGTGGTCATTTATGATAAGCGTTTGTTGACCAAAAACTACGGACAGCGTTTACTGAATGCCTTACCTGTTTTTCCGATAGAGCAGCCTGCCGTGCCAGACGTTATAGTAAAACCAAAAGCAAAACCTGCACGCCGCCGACGGCGTTAATGCTGTGAGCACACTTCAAGGAGCTTTCAATGGATTATCGCAAGATCATCAAAGAGATCGGGCGAGGTAAAAATCACGCCCGCGATCTGGATCTGGATACCGCGCGCGGTTTGTATACCCGAATGCTGAATGGCGACGTCCCCGACCTGGAAATGGGCAGTATATTGATGGCGCTGCGTATTAAAGGCGAAGGCGAAGCCGAAATGCTGGGCTTTTATGAGGCCATGCAGAATCATACCATCAAACTGACACCGCCCGCAGATAGGCCGTTGCCGGTCGTTATTCCCAGCTATAACGGCGCGCGTAAACAGGCGAATTTAACGCCGTTGCTGGCTATCCTGCTGCATAAATTGGGCTTCCCAGTCGTAGTACACGGCGTCAGTGAAGATCCGACCCGCGTACTGACGGAAACTATATTTGAGCTGATGGGGATTATCCCCACCCTACACGGTGGACAAGCGCAGGCCAAACTGGACGGGCGCCAGCCGGTGTTTATCCCGGTGAGCGCGCTCTGCCCGCCGCTGGAAAAACAGCTGGCGATGCGCTGGCGGATGGGCGTGCGTAACAGCGCGCATTCACTGGCCAAGCTGGCGACGCCATTTGCTGAGGATGCCGCGCTGCGTTTATCAAGCGTTTCTCATCCTGAATATGTTCCGCGTGTGGCGACCTTTTTTAGCCGCATTGGCGGGCGGGCTTTGCTGATGCATGGTACCGAAGGCGAAGTCTATGCCAACCCGCAACGCTGTCCGCAAATCAGCCTGATTGATAGCCGCGGCGTGCAGGTACTGCATGAGCGCCAGAGCGACACGTACGACGAGCCGCTTTCACTGCCTGCGACTAAAGATCCTGAAATCACCGCGCGCTGGATTGAGCGCTGCCTTGCCGGCCACGAGCCGGTGCCGCAATCATTAAAAACGCAAATGGCCTGTTGTCTGGTTGCGACGGGAGAGGCGGCGACGTTAGAAGACGGGCTTGCGCGCGTCGAACAGGCTTTTAGCGAATAAAAAAAGCCCGTCCAGTGACGGACGGGCAAATAAGGGTAACAAACAGGGTTAATGAGGGTTGGAGCAGTGGGTCTGTTGGCAAACAGACGAGGGTAATACCCGTCAGAATTCAAACAACAGCGATGTTACAGCCTGAAATCTGGCGGGCAGGTAAATTATTTATAAATCACCGCAGTGCCGCTCATTTTGTCATTACCTACGGCGGAGGTGATGTTATAAGCGCTTGCGCCAGCAGCGGCGGCTTTTTCAGCCAGTTTAGCTTCCAGGCCATCCAGCGTGGTGGCGCCATCGGCAGACACTACGCCGATTTTATGCAGGTTTTGCGTCTGAGACGCGCTAACCGGTTCTGCGGCAAAAGCGCCAAAAGAAAGGGTGGAAAGCGCGATGGCTGCAACAGCATATTTAATGGTTTTCATGATTAATCTCTCGCAGGTTATTCTGTTTATGGGACGATGTTCCGTCGATGTGATGAGTATCACGGTTTTTTGCGAAAGATAAAATCGAATAGAATTGACTGCCTTGCTCAAAATTTTTGAATGACAAATAACCTATTGATTATTAATTAATTCAACGGTTGAATTTACCTTTCTTGTCATCTGGCTTTACAGAGTCGAGGTTAACGGCACATTCTGCGACGCAGAACGCTAAAAAGCATGAGCGTAAAGGAATGGATAATACTGGCGGTTTCGGTAAAGAAAAGTCAGCGTAACTGGCTGTCTTTTGAACCTCTACGATTATATCCTGAAAATGTTGCGTTATGTAAATCTTTCTCCTGTTGGCAGGCTATGCATAACCGAACGCCCGGCACGGCTTTACGCCGCGCTTCAGGGATAGGATCGCCGCAAGATTCGCATTCATCGCGACTTTCGCCGTGGGGAAGTTCGCCGCGAGCGCGGGCAACGGCATCTTCAATGGTATTGTTGATTTGTTCATTCACTGCGTCGTCATTTGCCCAGCCGGATGCCATCACGCTCTCCTGATTTTAGGGTACCTGAGGTTAAGTGTAGCGCCGTCAGGCGAAAAAATCGCATCGCGCGGCCTTTTCAGACCATGAGCAGAGCCAATGTCATTCAGAGAGCCGATCAAACGAGCGAGGCAGGGAATTCGCGGTGGTATATTTACCCCGTGGCGTTATACGGGTATCTTACGCCGCTGCTAAAAGGAGAATGCCATGTCCGCCCAGAAACCGGGGTTACACCCGCGCAACCGCCATCAACACCGTTATGATCTCGCCGCACTGTGTCAGACCACGCCGGAATTGACGTCCTTTCTTATCCGCACGCCCGCCGGTGAACAGAGCGTTGATTTTGCTAATCCGCAAGCGGTAAAAGCGCTCAATAAGGCATTGCTGGCGCATTTTTATGCCGTCACACACTGGGACATTCCGCCAGGGTTTTTATGTCCGCCGGTGCCTGGTCGTGCGGATTATATCCATCATCTGGCGGATCTGCTTGGCGAAACGACAGGGAGTATTCCGGCGCAGGCAACTATTCTGGACGTGGGCGTGGGCGCCAATTGTATTTATCCGCTTATCGGCGTCCATGAATATGGCTGGCGATTTACCGGTAGTGAAGTCAGCGACGCAGCGATGTCCAGCGCGCAGGCTATCATTCAGGCTAATACGGGGTTAAGCCGCGCCATTCGTCTGCGTCGGCAAAAAGATCCGGCGGCCATTTTTACCGGTATCATTCATAAAAATGAATTTTATGACGCAACGCTTTGTAACCCGCCTTTTCACGACTCCGCCGCCGCAGCCCGCGCGGGCAGCGAGCGTAAGCGCCGCAATTTGGGGCAGAATAAAGATGATGCGCTGAACTTTGGCGGTCAACAGCAGGAGCTATGGTGCGAAGGCGGCGAAGTCGCCTTTATTAAAAAAATGATTGCTGAAAGCCAATCCTTCCGCCGTCAGGTGTTGTGGTTTACGACGTTGGTGTCGCGCGGCGAGAATTTACCGCCGCTTTACCGGGCGTTGACGGAGGCTGGCGCGGTGAAAGTGGTGAAAAAAGAGATGGCCCAGGGGCAAAAGCAAAGCCGCTTTATTGCCTGGACCTTTATGGATGACGACCAGCGTCGCCGTTTTATCACCCGTAAACGCTAAATCGTCGGTTCGCGCGGCGGCAGCGAATCAGGCGACGGGCCGCCGACGGGGGCGGGCAGAACCTGATACGTTTGCACCGGCGCGCGCACATTAGCCAGATCAAAATGCTTTTTCACCTGGCTATCAAGGGCAAAACGCACCGTCCACTGCTTGAGCGGTAGCGTGGTGAACGACACGCGTAAAGTAAACGCCGTGTTCGTTAAACTGACAATACCGGCGAACGTGGGTTCGCCGATAATCAGCCCGCGAATATCCTCCGTCTCCATCAGCGCCGTTACCGCGTCTTTCAGCGCCTGATTCGCTTTATCCGCATCCTCATGGCGATCCACGTCATAGTTGGCGACAACAGAGCCGATACCGCGCACAAAGTTGGCGAAAGTGGTGATCGAGGACCACGGGATAATATGGTATGCCCCGGTATCCTGCCGCACGCCGACGGAACGAATCGACATTCTTTCGACCGTCCCCGTCAGCGGGCCTATGGTGACTAAGTCGCCGGTATTCATCCCGTTTTCAAACTGAATAAAGACGCCGGTGATAATATCTTTCACCAGGGTTTGCGAACCGAAAGAGATAGCCAGACCTAACGCGCCCGCGCCAGCCAGCAATGGCGCGATATTGACGCCGATTTCCGATAACACGATCATGATGGTTATGGTACTGATAATCACTGCCAGCGCATTGCGGAACAGCGTCAGCAGCGTGCGCGTGCGGGCGCTGGGTAGCGGGCGGCCATGAATATCGGAGGCCAGACGATTCTCAATCAGACTGGCGAGGATCGTCCATCCCACGGCGGAGAAGAATAAGATTAACGCGATACGGATAAGGATATCGACCATCTTTTCCCCCGCGCCATAATGTAGCCAGTGCCAGAAATCGAATAGCCCCCAGGCGTTGAGCAACAGCATAACGGCGACGCAGACGGTCAAAAAGCGTGCGACTTTTAGCGCCGAGGAGAGCCAGCCGTTAAGCCGCTTTTGTAATTCCGGGTAATTGCGCTGCGTATGGGGCGACAGGGTGATGGTTTTCGCTATCCAGCGGGTAAACATACCGGAGATAAACGCCGCGATGCCAATAATCGCCAGACTGCGCACGGTCGCGCCCATCATAAACTTCAGGCTATTGCCTGGGTCGAATAACGAGAAGAAAAACAGCACGATAAAGTAAGCGCTGGCCAGCCAGTGCCACACCAGCGCAAAGGCGCGGATAAACAGGCTAAAAAAGGCTAATGATCGTTCCGCCAGACTTAATAAATGTTGCGTAATCTCCGCTTTGTTTTTAAAGATCAGGTACAGCGCCCAGATGGTGATGCAGAGCATGATCGCCACATTAGCCATCGCGCCAACCTGAACATTCACCTGGTTGGAAATAATCGGAACGGCAACAATTAGCCCGTAGCCAATCAAACTGCTAAGGGAACTCATACGGCGATTCCAGTAACGCGCTGTCGCATCCTGAATCGCGAATGGGCGTAATTCCGGTACATTAGGGCAAAAAATAAGCCGCAGAATCGCTTTAAAGAACTCTATTAGCGCGAAGGCATTCAGGAACAGGCTTTGCTGAAAAGCGATAGTTCGACTTCCCGCATGGAAATTATCACTGAGCATCTGACCGATAAAT
This DNA window, taken from Salmonella enterica subsp. enterica serovar Typhimurium str. LT2, encodes the following:
- the ybhF gene encoding putative ABC-type multidrug transport system, ATPase component (similar to E. coli putative ATP-binding component of a transport system (AAC73881.1); Blastp hit to AAC73881.1 (583 aa), 91% identity in aa 6 - 583), with the protein product MSEAVITLHGLTKRFAGMDKPAVAPLDCTIHSGYVTGLVGPDGAGKTTLMRMLAGLLKADGGSASVLGFDPIQNDSELHAVLGYMPQKFGLYEDLTVMENLNLYADLRSVTGEIREKTFARLLEFTALGPFTGRLAGKLSGGMKQKLGLACTLVGEPKVLLLDEPGVGVDPISRRELWQMVHELAGDGMLILWSTSYLDEAEQCRDVLLMNEGELLYQGEPKALTQTMAGRSFLMSSPQENNRKLLQRALRLPQVSDGMIQGRSVRLILKKEATAADIRQAEGMPEITLNETAPRFEDAFIDLLGGAGTSESPLGSILHTVEGTAGETVIEAQELTKKFGDFAATDHVNFVVQRGEIFGLLGPNGAGKSTTFKMMCGLLVPTSGKALVLDMDLKVSSGKARQHLGYMAQKFSLYGNLTVEQNLRFFSGVYGLRGRAQNEKIQRMSEAFGLKSIASHPTDALPLGFKQRLALACSLMHEPDILFLDEPTSGVDPLTRREFWLHINSMVEKGVTVMVTTHFMDEAEYCDRIGLVYRGKLIASGTPDDLKAQAADEQQADPTMEQAFITLINDWDKEHTHE
- the ybiH gene encoding putative transcriptional repressor (TetR/AcrR family) (similar to E. coli putative transcriptional regulator (AAC73883.1); Blastp hit to AAC73883.1 (227 aa), 85% identity in aa 5 - 227), with the protein product MNIPTTTTKGEQAKSQLIAAALAQFGEYGLHATTRDIAALAGQNIAAITYYFGSKEDLYLACAQWIADFLGEKFRPHAEKAERLFSQPAPDRDAIRELILLACKNMIMLLTQEDTVNLSKFISREQLSPTSAYQLVHEQVIDPLHTHLTRLVAAYTGCDANDTRMILHTHALLGEVLAFRLGKETILLRTGWPQFDEEKAELIYQTVTCHIDLILHGLTQRSLD
- the ybiJ gene encoding putative periplasmic protein (similar to E. coli orf, hypothetical protein (AAC73889.1); Blastp hit to AAC73889.1 (86 aa), 80% identity in aa 1 - 86), which gives rise to MKTIKYAVAAIALSTLSFGAFAAEPVSASQTQNLHKIGVVSADGATTLDGLEAKLAEKAAAAGASAYNITSAVGNDKMSGTAVIYK
- the ybiB gene encoding putative transferase (similar to E. coli putative enzyme (AAC73887.1); Blastp hit to AAC73887.1 (320 aa), 84% identity in aa 1 - 320) codes for the protein MDYRKIIKEIGRGKNHARDLDLDTARGLYTRMLNGDVPDLEMGSILMALRIKGEGEAEMLGFYEAMQNHTIKLTPPADRPLPVVIPSYNGARKQANLTPLLAILLHKLGFPVVVHGVSEDPTRVLTETIFELMGIIPTLHGGQAQAKLDGRQPVFIPVSALCPPLEKQLAMRWRMGVRNSAHSLAKLATPFAEDAALRLSSVSHPEYVPRVATFFSRIGGRALLMHGTEGEVYANPQRCPQISLIDSRGVQVLHERQSDTYDEPLSLPATKDPEITARWIERCLAGHEPVPQSLKTQMACCLVATGEAATLEDGLARVEQAFSE
- a CDS encoding membrane permease predicted cation efflux pump (similar to E. coli putative membrane protein (AAC73882.1); Blastp hit to AAC73882.1 (332 aa), 87% identity in aa 2 - 332), whose translation is MKKPVVIGLAIAAIVAVIAGGTWWYQSRQDDGLTLYGNVDIRTVNISFRVGGRLASLNVDEGDTIKAGQVLGELDHAPYENALMQAKAGVSVAQAQYDLMLAGYRDEEIAQAAAAVRQAQAAYDYAQNFYNRQQGLWKSRTISANDLENARSSRDQAQATLKSAQDKLSQYRTGNREQDIAQAKASLEQAKAQLAQAQLDLQDTTLIAPANGTLLTRAVEPGSMLNAGSTVLTLSLTRPVWVRAYVDERNLSQTQPGRDILLYTDGRPDKPYHGKIGFVSPTAEFTPKTVETPDLRTDLVYRLRIIVTDADDALRQGMPVTVKFNDEARHE
- the rhlE gene encoding putative ATP-dependent RNA helicase (similar to E. coli putative ATP-dependent RNA helicase (AAC73884.1); Blastp hit to AAC73884.1 (454 aa), 90% identity in aa 1 - 454), giving the protein MSFDSLGLNPDILRAIAEQGYREPTPIQQQAIPAVLEGRDLMASAQTGTGKTAGFTLPLLQHLITHQPHAKGRRPVRALILTPTRELAAQIGENVRDYSKYLNIRSLVVFGGVSINPQMMKLRGGVDVLVATPGRLLDLEHQNAVKLDQIEILVLDEADRMLDMGFIHDIRRVLAKLPAKRQNLLFSATFSDDIKALAEKLLRNPLEIEVARRNTASEQVTQHVHFVDKKRKRELLSQMIGQGNWQQVLVFTRTKHGANHLAEQLNKDGIRSAAIHGNKSQGARTRALADFKSGDIRVLVATDIAARGLDIEELPHVVNYELPNVPEDYVHRIGRTGRAAATGEALSLVCVDEHKLLRDIEKLLKKEIPRITTPGYEPDPSIKAEPIQNGRQQRGGGGGRGRGQNQGGAGRSQQPRRQDSGAAKAKPKPRTGEGKTAGDKARPPRRPRRITPAQ
- the dinG gene encoding LexA regulated (SOS) repair enzyme (similar to E. coli probably ATP-dependent helicase (AAC73886.1); Blastp hit to AAC73886.1 (716 aa), 91% identity in aa 1 - 716), translated to MALTAALKAQIAAWYKALQDQIPDFIPRAPQRQMIADVARTLAGEEGRHLAIEAPTGVGKTLSYLIPGIAIAREEQKTLVVSTANVALQDQIFSKDLPLLRKIIPDLRFTAAFGRGRYVCPRNLAALASSEPTQQDLLAFLDDELTPNNQEEQKRCARLKGDLDGYKWDGLRDHTDIAIDDDLWRRLSTDKASCLNRNCHYYRECPFFVARREIQEAEVVVANHALVMAAMESEAVLPEPKHLLLVLDEGHHLPDVARDALEMSAEITASWYRLQLDLFSKLVATCMEQFRPKTTPPLANPERLNAHCEEVYELIASLNAILNLYMPAAQEAEHRFAMGELPDEVMEICQRLAKLTETLRGLAESFLNDLSEKTGSHDIVRLHRVILQMNRALGMFEAQSKLWRLASMAQSSGAPVSKWATREIREGQLHVWFHCVGIRVSDQLERLLWRSVPHIIVTSATLRSLNSFSRLQEMSGLKEKAGDRFVALDSPFNHVEQGKLVIPQMRYEPTIDNEEQHIAEMAAYFREQLESKKHHGMLVLFASGRAMQRFLEHVADVRLLLLVQGDQPRYRLVELHRKRVESGERSVLVGLQSFAEGLDLKGELLTQVHIHKIAFPPIDSPVVITEGEWLKSLNRYPFEVQSLPSASFNLIQQVGRLIRSHACRGEVVIYDKRLLTKNYGQRLLNALPVFPIEQPAVPDVIVKPKAKPARRRRR